TCCGTCTCGGCCGCCTCCTCCCTGTCGAAGCTGAAATCGAACTCGTCCGCCCGCTCCTCTTCCCCTTCGGCGGGGGCGGTCTCCTCGCCGGCCTCGTCCTCATCGAGGGAGAGTCCTATGCCCTGCTCTTCGGCCGCCTTCTCTTCCGGCTCTTCGCCGAAGTCGAGGTCCATCTCGCCGAGAGCCGCATCCTGCTCCCCCGTCGAAGAAGCCGCCTCGGCCGGGGATTCGAGTCCGAAGAGCGTCTTGTCGCCCTCTTCACCCTCCTGCGCACCGCCGAGGTCGAAGTCCAGCGAGAACTCCTCTTCCCTTTCGGCGGAAGCGGACTCCTCACCGGCTTCGTCCTCCCCGAGGGAGAGTCCCATGTCCTGCTCTTCGGCCGCCTTCTCCTCCGGCTCCCCGCCGAAGTCGAGCCCCATCTCGCCGATCTCCCCGGCCCCCTGCTGCGCGGCGGCGGGCGTCGAGTCCACCGCAGGCTCCAGTCCGAAGGCCGTCTTCTCCGCCTCATCGCCGGTCCTGTCTTCGCCGAAGTCGAAGTCCAGCCCGCCGAGGTCGAGGTCGGAGCCGCCCTCGGGCGATGGTGGAGCGGCCTCTCCCTTTGCGCCTTCTTCCGCCTTCGGCGCCTCGGGCTCGGACGGCTTCGGGGGCTCTTCCGGCCGAGGCGGCTGCTCCTCACGCGCCGTCTCCTGCTCCTGCGGCGCAGGAACAGGAGGCGGCGCGGGCTGGGTCGGCTCCGGCGGCGTGACGACGAAGACGTTCTGGCACTTGGTGCACCTCACCTTCACGCCCTTGCCGGTGACCTTCGAGTCGTCGAGGCGAAACTTGGTATTACACCTGTCGCACTGGATTATCATGGTTTGGAGGACCCCTTTGTTTTTAATGAAGGGACGGGACCGATCTGCGCCGCCGTGATCTCCAGGGAGTCTTTGCAGGGGAATTCCGGACAGTCCCCATGGGAAAAATTTTCGCAGAAGGCCTTCTGCGGATAATCGTGGACTTCCTTGAAGTTTAGCATAGCCCTCTGTGCATTGCAAGTCAAACCGTTTTCATAAGATCGGGTTTTGCTTGACAAAAAGCCGCCGCGCCGGCGGCCGGAGGCGGGGCGTGCCCACAAAAGTCTTGACTGGAGCGCCGGTTCGTCTTAAAAGATAGGGAAATTTTGATTGATGATCCCGGGGGAAACTTTCTGTAGGAGGGGCACAGGCCCACGTCTCCCCCAGACCCCCTTCAAAGACTTCCGATGCCTTCTGGACACCCTCATTTTGCAGGCAAAGTCAGGAGGAGGCCAGAAGGCAGTGGAGGGGTCGCTTTTTGCGGGAGGTCCAAGTGATGGAGCAAGTATCGGTCGGCCGGGCTCTCCTCGGCGCCGCCGCGGCCATTGCCGCCACACTCGTCATTGCCGCCTCCGCCGGAGCCGTCCACAAGGGCGCCGGCGGTCTCACCTGCGGAAACTGCCACACCATGCACAACAGCCAGGGCAACGGCGGTCTCGGCGGCAACAGCGAGGGCAGCTTCACCCTGCTCCGCGGGGCCGTGACCAACCGTGGCACCATCCACAAGCTCTGCCTCCAGTGCCACGGCGTGGGCGGCTCGCAGGCCGACGTGGCCTTCGCCCCCCACGGCCAGAAGGCCCCCAAGGTCTACGGCGGCAATCTCCTCAACTGGGACGAGTCCAAGGACTTCAGCAAGATAGGCGCGGGCGGAGACTTCTTCAAGGAACTCGACTCCAACTTCGACCTCACCACCGCGGGCTCGCAGAACGCCATGGGCTACGGCCACAGCGTGGGGCTGGTGAACGCCGACCCGCCGGGCTTCATCGTGGGTTCGCCCTTCACCAACGACTTCAGCTGCACCATCTGCCACGACCCCCACGGCGCGCCCATAACGTCGTGGACGGGCTACAAGCAGTTCGACAACTTCGGCTGGATAAACGGCACCGGCGTGAACACCTTCAGGAACCTCAAGCTCTACGCCGTCTTCTTCCCCCCCTACTACGGCATCCTCTCCGAGACGCGCAGCTACGTGGGCGGCATAACGGGCAAGTACGGCGAGCCCGGCGCCAACTACGTCCCCGAGGTGGTCAACGGTGTGGAGATATGGCCCGTCTACAGGGGCGACCCCTCGGACCCGGCCAACAACAACGTATACGACGGCGTGGGCGTGGAGGGCATGTCGGGCTTCTGCGCCCAGTGCCACTCCTTCTGGCACGAGGACAAGGAGCCCGGAAACGTGGTCGGCGAGGACTGGCGACGCCACCCCGTCGACAAGATACTGGACAGCGCCGACGTATCGGGGGCCGGTGTGAACACCATAGACTTCGCCCACTACGCCTCCATGCCGGCCGGCAGGAAGCTGCCGGCCGCCAACGCCGACAACACGGACCTCTCCGTCGAGTACTACTTCGCCGACGCCGACGGCGAGGACAAGGTCTTCTGTCTCTCCTGCCACTTCGCCCACGGCGGCCCATACTACGACAACCTGCGCTGGGACTACCTCTCGGCCGTGCCCGCGGCGGGCGAGCAGTCGGGCAACAGCATTGCGAGCAACCAGGGGTGCCAGCAGTGCCACAACAGGTAGCGGCTCCGGCGCCGTGAGGGCGGGCTTCGTTCAGACGTCGCCGCGCTTCGGCGATGTGGACCGCAACGTGGAGGACGCCCTGCGCAGGATACGCAGGGTCGAGGCCGACCTCGTAGTCCTCCCCGAGCTCTTCTCCACGGGCTACGCCTTCGCCTCCGGCCGCGAGGCCCGGGGCCTTGCCCACAGGGTGCCGGGACCGGTGACCGACGCGCTTTGCGCCGTGGCCGCCGAAAAGGGGCTGCACATCGTGGCGGGACTCGCCGAGCGGGCCGGACGCAGGGTCTACAACTCGGCGGTGCTCGTCGGCCCCGACGGCCTCAAGGCCCTCTACAGAAAGGCCCACCTCTTCCGGGACGAGACCGCCGTCTTCTCGCCAGGCGACACGCCCTTCGAGGTCCACGACATCGGCGCCGCAAAGGTGGGACTCATGATCTGCTTCGACTGGATATTCCCCGAGGCCGCCCGCACGCTGGCCCTCAGGGGCGCCGAGATCCTCTGCCACCCCTCCAACCTCGTCCTTCCCTACTGTCCCGCCGCCATGGTGACGCGCTGCATCGAAAACCGCGTCTTCGCCGTCACGGCCAACAGGGTCGGAAGCGAGGAGAGGAGCGGCGCCGGAGAGCTCCGCTTCATCGGCAAGAGCCAGGTCGTGGCCCCCGACGGCTCGGTGCTCGTGCGCGCATCGTCCACGCGCCCCGAGACCCGCATCGTCGAGGTGGACCCGGCCCTTGCGCGCCACAAGAAGATAACGCCCGTAAACGACCTCTTCGCCGACAGGAGGCGCGACCTCTACGAGTGAGGCCGCGCCCCGTCACCCCGGGGGCAGCTTTTTCAAAAGGTGCTATCGGCAAGAGTGTCCTTTCGCCGTTGCGCAAGCGCTCTGACATGGAAGGGGAGCTGAAGGTTCCCCGCGAGAAGACCGTCACCGACTACCACGTCCACTCGCTCGTCTTCGGCGGCGCGTCGTCGCTTGCCGGTGTGCGGGGTCTTTTCCTCAAGCGGCTCTTGCGGCGGCTCGGCGTGCCGGCCCGCGCAGCCGACCTCGAGGCGGCCTATCACGCAAGACTATCCCATCTTGTGAGGCGGTCGATCTTCGTGCGCCGCGCCGTGGTCTTCGGTCTCGACGGCCGCTACGACTCCGGGGGCAGGCCCGTGGAGGTCCGCTCTCTTCTGACGATCCCCAACGAGCGGGTCCTCGCAAACATCGCGGGACTCGAGGGCCTGTGCTTCGGCGCGTCCATAAACCCCGCCCGCGCCGACGCCGCCGACGAGCTCGAGCGCTGCGCCGCCGCCGGGGCCGTGATCGTCAAGGTCCTGCCCAACACGCAGGGCTTCGACCCGGCCCGGAGGCGCTACAGGCCCTTCTACCGTCGCATGGCCGAGCTCGGGCTGCCGCTTCTCGTCCACAGCGGCATGGAGTTCGTCCTCGGCGCCGCGGACCAGTCGCTCGGCGACCCGGCGCGCCTTGAGACGGCGCTCGCCGAGGGCGTGGCCGTCATCGCCGCGCACGGGGGCGGCACGGGGCTCGGCCCCTTTGAGCACAACCTTCCCGTCCTGCGCCGCCTTGCGCGCCGCTACGACAACTTCTTCATCGACACGGCGGCCCTTACGCTGCCCACGCGCATGGCCATGGTCTTTCTCCTGCGCCGCCACCCGCTGCTGCGCGGACGCGTCGTCTTCGGGACCGACCTGCCGCTTCCCCAGCTCGCTGCCCCTTTCGTCTTCTCGCTCGCCCCCCGAAGGCTTCTCGAGATAAGGCGGATCGAGAACCCCTTCGACCGCGCCCTCGCCCTCATGGTCGGCCTCGGGCTGCCGCCCGCGGGCCAGGCCCCGCTCGAGGCCCTTGTGAAGAGGGCTTGAGCCGGCGCTGCGGGCGACCTCTCCGAAGAGGACCGGCCGCCGGCGAAATCTTTTCATTGCCCTGGGGGAAACTTTCTGTAGAAGGGCCATAGGCCCACGTTTCCCCCGGACCCCCTTCAAAGACTTTTGATTCCCTGCGGATCATGCCGATTTTGCTTGCAAAATCGGCATGATCCGCAGGGCGTTAAAAGTTTTTGGAGGGAGTCTGAGGGAACCTTTTTACAAAAAGGTTCCCTCAGTGCGATAAATCAGAGCTTCCTTAAGTTTTATTCATTTTTCAGCTTGACAAAAGGGAGCAGTTGGTTTATTTTGCATCCTACCCTGAGAGAGTCCCACCACAGCTCGAAGGGATTTTTTTTCTCGAAATTCAACACTCGCGGGAAGAAATCGCCATGCTCCTTTCGTACTTGCCGGTACTCTTCATAGTGGCCCTTGCGGGCATGATGGCCATGGGAGCGCTCGCGGCCAACGCCGTGCTCGCACCGCGCAATCCTTACGGAGCGAAGCTCACCCCCTGGGAGTGCGGCATGGAGCCCATCGGAGAGGCCGACAAGGGGCACTTCAGGATCCACTTCTTCATCATAGCCATACTCTTTATCATCTTCGACGTGGAAACGCTCTTCCTCTTTCCATGGGCCGTCATCCTGAACGACGCGTCCCTGGCCGTCTTCGTCTTCGTCGAGATGTTCATATTCATCTTCATCCTCGCCGTCGGGCTCGTGTACGCATGGGTCAAGGGGGCCCTCGAGTGGGTATGACGCTTCCGGCGTCCGGCGCCCTCTCGCCCCTGCCCGGGCGCCGGTGCGCCGCGGCGGGAAGGGACCGGGTAGGCGATGAAGTTTGAGGAAAGGAATCCGGCCGAGGGGGCGGTGCTGCTCACCACCGTCGAGAGTGTCTTCGAGGCCGTGAGGAAAAACCCCATAGTAAAGGCCGTGAAGCGCAACGCCGTCACCGAGGCGGTCGTGAACTGGGGCCGCACCTCTTCGCTCTGGCCCATGACCTTCGGCCTCGCCTGCTGCGCAATCGAGATGATCTGCGCC
Above is a window of Deltaproteobacteria bacterium DNA encoding:
- a CDS encoding DUF3426 domain-containing protein, giving the protein MIIQCDRCNTKFRLDDSKVTGKGVKVRCTKCQNVFVVTPPEPTQPAPPPVPAPQEQETAREEQPPRPEEPPKPSEPEAPKAEEGAKGEAAPPSPEGGSDLDLGGLDFDFGEDRTGDEAEKTAFGLEPAVDSTPAAAQQGAGEIGEMGLDFGGEPEEKAAEEQDMGLSLGEDEAGEESASAEREEEFSLDFDLGGAQEGEEGDKTLFGLESPAEAASSTGEQDAALGEMDLDFGEEPEEKAAEEQGIGLSLDEDEAGEETAPAEGEEERADEFDFSFDREEAAETEVTSFAAAKGEEEQEESTLFSEDFPLGDEAAATAPAQEAPPEGTEEAQQPETAAEPKAKSGLMGLAAAAVVAAAAAAIYFSGALDGVMKGLAGRPQQQAQAAVVEIEDIKGYMADNIHFGRLFVVESVIKNVSFDPQKIRGVKASLYNRNGERIAARMVSPGRIMSGEELKTLTRDEIERHFGDKSAGTIPPKGVIPAMVVFTEPPADMAAFDIEVLR
- a CDS encoding acyltransferase — encoded protein: MRAGFVQTSPRFGDVDRNVEDALRRIRRVEADLVVLPELFSTGYAFASGREARGLAHRVPGPVTDALCAVAAEKGLHIVAGLAERAGRRVYNSAVLVGPDGLKALYRKAHLFRDETAVFSPGDTPFEVHDIGAAKVGLMICFDWIFPEAARTLALRGAEILCHPSNLVLPYCPAAMVTRCIENRVFAVTANRVGSEERSGAGELRFIGKSQVVAPDGSVLVRASSTRPETRIVEVDPALARHKKITPVNDLFADRRRDLYE
- a CDS encoding NADH-quinone oxidoreductase subunit A; its protein translation is MLLSYLPVLFIVALAGMMAMGALAANAVLAPRNPYGAKLTPWECGMEPIGEADKGHFRIHFFIIAILFIIFDVETLFLFPWAVILNDASLAVFVFVEMFIFIFILAVGLVYAWVKGALEWV
- a CDS encoding metal-dependent hydrolase, yielding MRKRSDMEGELKVPREKTVTDYHVHSLVFGGASSLAGVRGLFLKRLLRRLGVPARAADLEAAYHARLSHLVRRSIFVRRAVVFGLDGRYDSGGRPVEVRSLLTIPNERVLANIAGLEGLCFGASINPARADAADELERCAAAGAVIVKVLPNTQGFDPARRRYRPFYRRMAELGLPLLVHSGMEFVLGAADQSLGDPARLETALAEGVAVIAAHGGGTGLGPFEHNLPVLRRLARRYDNFFIDTAALTLPTRMAMVFLLRRHPLLRGRVVFGTDLPLPQLAAPFVFSLAPRRLLEIRRIENPFDRALALMVGLGLPPAGQAPLEALVKRA